In the Ptychodera flava strain L36383 chromosome 1, AS_Pfla_20210202, whole genome shotgun sequence genome, agcagttcgaaagtaaaatactctcatacttgagaaatatgtgcattttttagacttccaatacatttgcttaCGCTTGAAGTTCAGCAAGCGAAGCTAGGACAGCCCACAGCGTATCAATGgcgcttgggtcaggggtcatcatcaaagacgtcagtgtgtattcacagccagcttcaatcatgccatggatcgcggaaatcacggatcataaatccaaatgttcacgtctattatgtaaacagaaccgtaaaatatcaaatatatacccttttgatatggagaaacatctttttgtttcactgacgatcaagttaaatgctcaaatatcgcgacaagacttgcgtaTTTATTTGCACGTTGTGAACGCGGAACTAGGCCCACTCGGTGGACGAGCGAGCGCTTCTCTGAAAGTCTGTATTACgatgtcacgtcacaatacaccacggtccgtgatacactgaaaattgtcgcgaatttatatttaagggagccaattcacacaagtttctaacgccagtaaaggtattttcttattaaaatgtgtgttgtaggggtggttccccccatattggtggagcagccaaagtcaaaaaggaaagtttgccgttttgcttagtttcaccgtcactacgatccttcaattcaattcagtgttgacgatgacatggctgtcactgcacGGAGTTATCTGTAGGCACACATTGCGCGTATTCAAACCCAaacttcgcaacattttagtcaactagtCATGATATACTTGCGGTACTATTGATTTGTGAgttatttcgttacaattttattcatactgtatgtgttacaaaggtcggggatgcacagagatacgtattacgtctcaagttgaatgcaggacatgtGCGCgcggacaaagtgatgacgtcatagtgcaattttcgattcgcaagtttggctaacttttgccaaaatcttctcgccaaacgctacttttttctcgcatttgcgatttggcgagcgggGAGCGGAAAGACTGATCATTAACTCACCTCCATGTTAATTGGTAGACATCAACTGTAACAGAGAATACTACAAATACTTTTCGACTGTATTGATGCttaaaaagttaatttaaaATCAACATTGAatcaaaaatgtgatttttgtgaGACAGGCCTAGGATTTATGGACTCTGTAGAAGTTGATGAATTAGAGCCCCattaagctgtatctttttgcctttttttttgAGAAGattgtttgaaatcaaaagcaatGTATGTAATATAATGCCTACCAAAGTGTAACCTCAGaacactttccaaatatttgtgacagacaggcagaaaattttgattttaaaagctCAATAAATTTTGAGTTGCAAGACCAAACGGGCAGCCACAGGGCACATAGACAAAAACTGTGAACAACAGGCAACTGAATCCATCTCCAAGGactgaaaatgtaacattttcaaagacgaTATATTGCTTGAAAACGGGAATCAAAAACATCCCTCTGAAGATTGAATGTTTTTTTGGTGAGCAAATGTAAACACATacaaaagtaaagtaaagttaaaagtttaaaatgatTTACATATCATCAATAGTAATGACAGGAATATCACAGATTTTCAGCTGAGATTAATATGTCTTGTTGCTCATCACAAACTGCTCACAGCCGCTCACACTATATTCTCTCAAGTGTGAATTTCATAGTAATTTTCAGGGCAGAATCCAATTAACACTTTTGGcaccaaagtcatttttgttgcctttataaaatatatcccagATATCATatttttgccagaattttgataaaaaacagtAGCCAATGAAGTGTGATGTccttttgatccaaaattataaaaaaattacagaaaaattcataaaaactggtaaaatgttgcagtcaaattttggcgggaaaaactACATCACTCAGGGGGTTAAGCAAATCTTGTCATAATTAATAGTTAAGTGAGAGATTTTCAACTTAATTAAAAAACGATTTGTGCCAAATGCCACTGATGTATCACATTGGAAAACATTTCTGTCACTGAAACATATATTTCAAGTCATTATGTGAATATTATATGCATGTCTGTATAGTCAAGGGATATACAGCTGTTGTTAAGCGTCTCAGTATGtgcattgttgaaaattgaagcTATTGTGTACGTTGTCCAATGagttgacccttgacctctgTGTCATTCATCCTTGTTGTGTGTCCTGCCCAGGGTCACTGCAGTGTAAAATACCCATGATGCATGAAGCATTGAAAATGGATGAATAGTTGGTACAACAATGGTGTTTGTGATACGCATTGTAAAGTCAGCAAGAACCAGTTGGTGTCCTTACCTTGCCTATCACGTTGCTTTATATGGTCATTGCAATAACTGTCTGGCCGTGAAGTATAACTGTATGAGAGATTATCATATGAAAATTTAGTGTTTGACAAGCATCTTTTCGGTGATAATAATATAACTAAATGTTCAATGTTTCACTGAGCTGTGCTACTTTGAAGAGATAAGTCAATTTAATGTAAATGTTGACCAATTATAGTACAGTGTTCTTATTGTCGTAATTAAacctcatattttgatatttttctttattcCATACTTTTATTCCCCATTATGATTGAAATACATAATGCTGATGCTAGCAGTAACAACTAAGTTTTATTTTGGTCTTCACTAAAAGTGGTCTGAAATCCTTCTTCAATATATGGCCGATCTTTTCAatagatatgtacatgtacctggtATGTAGTTGCAAATGAGGATCAAAGAGTTtatgaacaaaaagaaaagtCAACACAAATAAATTAAAGACTGTCATATCTAGCGTGTGCTAGTAGATTCGTTTTGGTTTTAGTTGACGTTTTGTTCAGATCCTGTGGTGTATGGGTAGATCTAAATAGGATATGAAAGCAACCACAAATGTTTAAATCACCTTTCTACTGCAAGATTACATTTTTAAGCTTTAAAATAAATCCTGTTTTATTCCAACAGCACAAAGTGAAAGTTCCCATAGCAACACCATCAGCACACAGACTGAAGATGAAGAAATCACATCGGAGTACATGAGAATTGATGAAGACACAACAGATCAGCTCTGTAATGATGAACCTGATTCAAATCTGTCTCCACAGCAACCTCCTCTGTttgctaccatggaaacaaGCACCAGGGAAGACAAGAATGAAACTTTACTAAATGGAAGAAGTAAGACTGGTTGCCATGGTGACTGTCATAATGCTgacgaagatgatgatgatgatgatgatgataatatcaACATTGAGCGAGAGTGCACAGTGAACTTGATACCTCACAGCGATGATATTGTAAGTGAGACAGATGGAGTTACCACGGTTACCAGCAAAAAAATTCCAGAGCTACTGGATGTCCAACAAGATGAAAAAAGAGCCACTGATAATGATGGTGCTGAAAGGAAGATACACAACAGAGAAGATGAAACTCCAGTAACAAAAGAGACGTTCaaatattttgctattgaacCACCTGAGGAAAGGACAATTGGTAGACATTTTGAATACGTTTTCATAGAACATATTGATGACTCTGATAATGAGAACTTTGATCATGAATTAATTCCTGATGATGGAGAGAGTGACAGCAATGGAGCTGACAGACCGTGTGGAAATGACCAAGATCACCAATCTTGCAAAACATCAGTAGCGACTGACTGTGCCAAAGATTTTCTACAACAAAACACAACCTCTGGAGGGAACTCAGATTGCCATAGCAACAGTGAAAGCAATCACAGTGAAAGGATGAAAGATGATGCTGAGTTGGTTAACAGAGTTACTACACAAGCAGCGGTTGACAATACAGGTATGACTGATGAGGTTTCATTCAGTGATGTGGAGAAACAAGAAACTCTTCATTCTTTGAATCATGATGATAATGGCCCCCGCAATGGCATGCAGGAGCAAGGATGTCTGGACGCAGTTGATACTGAAAAGAAGGAGAAGTGTCTGGTTTTGAAGTCTGCCAAGACCTTACTGATGATGTCACAGCATTCACTGATGATGTCACGGCAGAACAAAGGTCAGAGTTCAATGGTTTCACAAGACAGGAGGAATCAGTTCCAGTGAGTAAACAGAGGAACGTAGCCAGAGATCTTTTGCCTGTCTTCAATCAGATGCATGGAAGTGATGATCAGGATGGTGGAATCAGTAACCATAGCAGTGGAAGTAGTCCTCTTGATGGTGGAATAGATCTTGAAGATAGTGGAAGAGACTTTCAAGATGGCAAGTGTGGCCTTCAAGACAGTGGTATTGAACTTCAACATGATATGAATGATTGTGGAAAACCGTCCGTGGAAACtgaaataaatgatgaaatcaaCAAGATTGCAGGTGACTGCGAAAATACAGCAATGTCAAACTCAGAGTCTGGAAATGAAAATCCTGTCAAGAACAGAGATGATCACATCATTCAAGAAATTGGCCAGGTTCTAAATGCAGAGACTGATAGTGTGAAACATCTATCGTCTATGCCATCCAGTGAAGACGACACCATTGACAGCTTTCAAGAAGAGCACATTGATGCCGTTGTTGATGAAATGGTTGACAATATTATCTGTGAATCAATAGCTTTTGAACAATATTACAGTGTACCTGTACTCCCACCGGAGGAAGAAAGTTTGATCGTAAAGAGTGAAGAACAGACAAAGAGCAGCCAGTCATTATCAGAATGCACGTTTCCTGAAATAGTGATTACAACAGCGGATGATACAGAGTCAGTGGAGGATAGAAGATTGACTGAAGATGATGAAACTATGGCAACAAGAAATGAAACCATGGTGACAGGAATTGAAACTAAATCAACAAATGATAAAGCCGTGGTAACCAGAGATGAAACTGTATCCAGACGATATGAGAGCATATCAACAGAAGATGAAATTTTGGCGAcagatgatgatgctgatgaagCTTGTGCAATGGAACATGAAACCATGGTAACCAGAAGTCAAACTGTAGCAAGACTTTGTGAAACCAAGTCAATAACAGATGAAACTTTGACTCCAGATGATGATGCAAAGGTAGGAgatgtaaccatggcaacagatgATGGTTCAGAAGAGACTAACGCTGCAGAAGATGAAACCATGGTAACCAGAGATGACATTAAGGCTGCAGATGAGGATGAAAAGGTCACAgatgtaaccatggcaacagccACTGAAGCATCagagaaaattgaaatatttgagaATGCTCCACTAGATCATTCATCAGTCACTAGTTCAGTCCAGGAAGGTAACATTGACCTTGAACTT is a window encoding:
- the LOC139138971 gene encoding protein starmaker-like, coding for MDSSGVMRVVGMVAVEAVVILGGVYLYNKRNRAQSESSHSNTISTQTEDEEITSEYMRIDEDTTDQLCNDEPDSNLSPQQPPLFATMETSTREDKNETLLNGRSKTGCHGDCHNADEDDDDDDDDNINIERECTVNLIPHSDDIVSETDGVTTVTSKKIPELLDVQQDEKRATDNDGAERKIHNREDETPVTKETFKYFAIEPPEERTIGRHFEYVFIEHIDDSDNENFDHELIPDDGESDSNGADRPCGNDQDHQSCKTSVATDCAKDFLQQNTTSGGNSDCHSNSESNHSERMKDDAELVNRVTTQAAVDNTGMTDEVSFSDVEKQETLHSLNHDDNGPRNGMQEQGCLDAVDTEKKEKCLVLKSAKTLLMMSQHSLMMSRQNKGQSSMVSQDRRNQFQ